Proteins encoded together in one Mycobacterium noviomagense window:
- a CDS encoding SDR family NAD(P)-dependent oxidoreductase has translation MSTVLAGTAALVTGASSGIGTATAQALAAHGAAVAVLARRADRLRELQAAVEARGGTALALPADVTDADQVAAAVSRAVAEFGRLDTVVNNAGLMRMGAAADAPLRDWDDLVAVNIRGVLYVTRAALPHLIEAAGNSPRGVADLVMISSTAGWVARPGTAVYSLTKFGLNAFSEGIRQELVGHRVRVGVIGPGTVDTEISEHLSPRAQEDFNRRTANMVKLQPEDIADAVIYMVTRDCRVAVNQMLVRAAEQTW, from the coding sequence ATGAGCACGGTACTTGCCGGCACGGCTGCGCTGGTGACCGGGGCCAGCAGTGGTATCGGCACGGCCACCGCGCAGGCGCTGGCCGCCCACGGCGCGGCCGTGGCGGTGTTGGCGCGGCGGGCCGATCGCCTGCGTGAGCTACAAGCCGCCGTCGAAGCGCGCGGCGGTACAGCGCTGGCGCTGCCTGCCGACGTCACCGACGCCGACCAGGTTGCCGCCGCGGTAAGCCGCGCTGTCGCCGAGTTCGGGCGGCTCGACACCGTGGTGAACAACGCGGGGCTGATGCGGATGGGCGCCGCCGCCGATGCGCCGCTGCGAGATTGGGACGACCTCGTCGCCGTCAACATCCGAGGCGTCTTGTACGTCACGCGCGCCGCTTTACCGCATCTGATCGAGGCGGCCGGGAATTCGCCGCGCGGAGTCGCCGACTTGGTCATGATCAGCTCGACCGCGGGGTGGGTGGCCAGACCCGGCACCGCCGTCTACTCGCTCACCAAATTCGGGCTCAACGCATTCAGCGAAGGCATTCGTCAAGAGCTGGTCGGGCACCGCGTGCGGGTCGGGGTTATCGGTCCCGGCACTGTCGACACCGAGATCAGCGAGCATCTGTCCCCGCGTGCGCAAGAGGACTTCAACCGGCGGACCGCGAACATGGTCAAACTGCAACCCGAGGACATCGCCGACGCAGTCATCTACATGGTCACCCGCGACTGTCGAGTCGCGGTCAACCAGATGCTGGTCCGGGCGGCCGAACAGACGTGGTAG
- a CDS encoding M24 family metallopeptidase: protein MATEIQPDDRALRYARRERALAQMAAHDLDILVLGRQANVRYVSGAPQLWIAGTRPFGPICVVVRATGEIHLNSTADEGIPEEIDHDHLYGLAWNPMTLIAVLQNIDGASTARRVGVDALSPTFAELLPVAFPNAQLVDGESAMQAARRIKTPEELAAMGTALRVAENGIAAAVAELQPGTTVKTLAGAVLEAMAAGGVSTPATQDAAWVTSRDDPGRRGGEGRVRAGDLVVFAAGALADGYVGEAARTWPVGGADNPAIRELYQRCNGLCDELVAACRPGAAVGDLLAAYDAAGEPVPPMPVAYGLGLGFDPPVVTPVLSRSAGQERLDAGMVLALTGYVWQEGVGAVLTRDAVHITDDGPTVLTSSPSWKPSATTSVRPPGPASG from the coding sequence ATGGCGACTGAGATTCAGCCCGACGACCGCGCGCTGCGTTACGCGCGGCGAGAGCGGGCACTGGCCCAGATGGCGGCGCACGACCTCGACATCCTCGTCCTGGGTCGCCAGGCCAACGTGCGATACGTCAGCGGCGCACCGCAACTGTGGATCGCCGGTACGCGACCGTTCGGCCCGATCTGTGTCGTGGTGCGCGCCACCGGCGAGATCCACCTCAATAGCACCGCCGACGAGGGCATCCCGGAGGAGATCGACCACGATCACCTGTACGGCCTGGCGTGGAATCCCATGACGCTCATCGCCGTGCTGCAAAACATCGACGGCGCATCGACCGCCCGTCGAGTCGGAGTCGACGCGCTTTCACCCACTTTCGCCGAGCTGCTGCCCGTCGCGTTTCCGAATGCGCAACTCGTCGACGGCGAATCGGCGATGCAGGCGGCGCGGCGGATCAAGACGCCCGAGGAGCTGGCGGCGATGGGCACTGCACTGCGAGTCGCCGAAAACGGCATCGCCGCAGCGGTGGCCGAGTTGCAGCCCGGCACGACGGTGAAAACGTTGGCGGGTGCGGTGCTGGAGGCGATGGCCGCCGGCGGGGTGAGCACGCCGGCCACCCAGGACGCCGCGTGGGTGACGTCGCGAGATGACCCGGGCCGACGCGGCGGCGAGGGCCGCGTGCGAGCGGGTGATTTGGTGGTGTTCGCCGCCGGCGCGCTGGCGGACGGCTATGTCGGCGAGGCGGCCCGGACCTGGCCGGTGGGAGGCGCCGACAACCCCGCGATCCGGGAGCTGTATCAGCGCTGTAATGGGTTGTGCGACGAGCTTGTTGCAGCCTGCCGGCCCGGTGCTGCGGTGGGTGATCTGTTGGCCGCCTATGACGCTGCCGGGGAACCGGTACCGCCGATGCCGGTGGCCTATGGGCTGGGGCTGGGTTTCGATCCGCCCGTGGTTACGCCAGTGTTGTCGCGCAGCGCGGGGCAGGAACGCCTTGACGCCGGAATGGTGCTGGCCCTCACCGGTTATGTCTGGCAGGAGGGTGTCGGGGCGGTGCTCACCCGCGACGCCGTTCACATCACTGACGACGGCCCGACGGTGCTGACCTCGAGTCCCTCGTGGAAGCCGTCGGCTACCACGTCTGTTCGGCCGCCCGGACCAGCATCTGGTTGA